One genomic window of Micropterus dolomieu isolate WLL.071019.BEF.003 ecotype Adirondacks linkage group LG14, ASM2129224v1, whole genome shotgun sequence includes the following:
- the cdk5rap3 gene encoding CDK5 regulatory subunit-associated protein 3, with protein sequence MENIQNLPIDIQTSKLLDWLVDRRHCNLKWQSAVQSIREKINAAIQDMPENEEIKRLLSGSYIHYFHCLRIVEILKGTEASSKNIFGRYSSQRMKDWQEIVSLYEVDNIYLAEVASLLSRNVSYEGPALRKQLAKAQQLQQELSRREVECQSSAADLRERYYAACKQYGITGENVARELQALVKDLPVVLEEVGKDAAKLEEHIQLYTAFTNFVCEWSEPVLPMLTFAQKRGNATFYEWRTGKVPTVIERPIVEEAPPDAVTEDTIDWGEFGKGTDTLGVNSGITVEDGIDWGISLEPSSEDTGAGGIDWGDSEAAPIEIEIVDAGTDCPEGVARGEDALSILENSQSRSQFIDELMELEVFLTQRISEMGEEGDVVAMSQFQLAPSVIQGQSREHIREMLSRVQDLVGRLTSLRMQHLFMIQASPRYVERVSEVLRQKLKQADILVLKSATMAEKRQEALEEQSRLEPRVDLLAGCTRELQKLIEADISKKYNKRPVNLMGVHI encoded by the exons ATGGAG aATATTCAGAACCTTCCCATCGACATACAGACCAGCAAGCTTTTGG ACTGGCTGGTGGATCGACGTCACTGCAATCTGAAATGGCAGAGTGCTGTACAGTCCATCAGAGAGAAGATCAATGCTGCCATCCAGGACATGCCAGAGAACGAGGAGATCAAGAGGCTTCTCTCCGGCTCCT ACATTCACTACTTTCACTGCTTGAGGATAGTGGAGATACTGAAGGGAACTGAGGCCTCCTCCAAGAACATATTTGGCAGATATTCCTCTCAGAGGATGAAG GACTGGCAGGAGATTGTGTCCCTTTATGAGGTAGACAATATCTATTTGG CGGAGGTGGCCAGCTTGCTGAGTCGCAATGTGAGCTACGAAGGCCCGGCTCTGAGGAAGCAACTGGCCAAAGCCCAGCAGCTTCAGCAGGAGCTGAGCAGGCGGGAAGTGGAGTGCCAGAGCTCAGCTGCAGACCTGAGGGAACGCTATTATGCTGCCTGCAAACAGTATGGCATCACA GGAGAAAATGTGGCTCGTGAGCTTCAGGCTCTGGTCAAAGACTTACCAGTGGTTCTTGAGGAAGTTGGGAAGGATGCAGCAAAGTTAGAGGAGCATATCCAACTTTATACTGCTTTCACAAACTTTGTATGTGAGTG GTCAGAACCAGTCCTGCCCATGCTGACATTTGCCCAGAAGAGAGGAAACGCAACATTTTATGAGTGGAGAACGGGGAAAGTCCCCACAGTTATTGAAAGGCCAATTGTGGAGGAAGCTCCTCCTGATGCAGTCACAGAGGATACG aTTGACTGGGGTGAATTTGGCAAAGGCACAGATACTCTGGGTGTAAATTCTGGCATCACAGTTGAGGATGGAATAGACTGGGGTATCAGCCTGGAGCCGAGCTCTGAG GACACTGGTGCTGGTGGTATTGACTGGGGTGACAGTGAAGCAGCTCCCATTGAAATTGAAATCGTAGACGCGGGCACAGACT GCCCTGAGGGTGTGGCGAGGGGCGAGGATGCCTTATCTATACTGGAGAACTCTCAGTCACGCAGCCAGTTTATTGATGAGCTAATGGAG CTGGAAGTGTTCCTAACCCAGCGCATTAGTGAGatgggagaggagggagatgtGGTAGCCATGAGCCAGTTCCAGCTGGCCCCCTCTGTCATCCAAGGCCAATCCCGTGAGCATATCCGGGAGATGTTGTCAAGGGTGCAGGACCTTGTGGGCCGGCTCACCTCTCTCCGGATGCAGCACCTGTTTATGATCCAGGCCTCACCCCG GTATGTTGAACGTGTGTCAGAAGTGCTGAGACAGAAGCTGAAGCAGGCAGACATTCTTGTACTGAAGAGTGCCACAATGGCTGAGAAAAGGCAGGAAGCTTTAGAGGAGCAGTCCAGACTGGAGCCTCGTGTTGACCTGCTGGCAGGATGCACCCGCGAACTCCAGAAACTG ATTGAAGCTGACATTtcaaagaaatacaacaaaaggCCTGTCAACCTAATGGGGGTCCATATATAG
- the nfe2l1b gene encoding endoplasmic reticulum membrane sensor NFE2L1b isoform X1 → MLYLKKYFTEGLIQFTILLSLIGVRVDLDTYLNNQLPPLREIILGPSSAYTQTQFHNLRNTLDGYGIHPKSVDLDHFFTTRRLLNQVRQLDRFSVPSTELNTWLVHRDSETVVSASSQSSPSITLDNGAGLEDINNPDATPAMRGGSGAPESTYNLNAADSSLGAVAPEGNQEQGSRDGNDDLTKEDIDLIDILWRQDIDLGAGREVFNYSNRQKESEEEEKPSPHENKDGNEEQESWRNGVNVQGAQPVDGETGESIPEQLPGIGSQTSLSLQECLRLLEATFPFGEESEFPAPVVPPEIVSNEEAPSTSQGLPLAPQLPPAEPQLDLEQQWQDIMAIMELQAMEVNTSLNTNSSSVNGTSGTTESSPVGSFELSTPSTPVNQDVSLHQASLPSCSQDFTQIFNPQLDSITITPRTTMPRLSSSNSSNINSTFGATNLTGIFLPPHINSSSNNITSTPILPDPFSTLLEESMLDEISLLDLAMEEGFSQAQASQLEDELDSDSGLSLDSSHSPASPSSSETSCSSAASSSSTSATFSEEGAVGYSTDSEVATVETEEGAVGGYQPEYSKLCRMSYQDPSQFHGLPQLDSISHNHTYNLPLSSAFSEHPELPISTGKKTVRDKQHSKLQPHQDLLDKHASRDERRARAMKIPFSNEKIINLPVEEFNELLAKHHLSEAQLALIRDIRRRGKNKMAAQNCRKRKLDTIINLEQGVQDLRRNKARLLKEKMEFIRSIRQMKQKMQSLYQEVFTQLRDEEGRPYPPNEYSLQYSADGSVLIMPRGVTTAEQNRKPEKKQKDKKK, encoded by the exons ATGCTTTACCTGAAAAAGTACTTCACAGAGGGCCTGATTCAGTTCACCATCCTTCTGAGTCTCATTGGGGTGCGGGTGGACCTTGACACCTATCTAAACAATCAGCTGCCCCCTCTGAGAGAGATCATCCTGGGCCCTAGCTCAGCCTACACCCAGACACAGTTTCACAACCTGCGCAACACGCTGGACGGCTATGGCATCCATCCAAAGAGTGTGGACCTCGACCATTTCTTCACCACTCGACGGCTGCTGAACCAGGTGCGCCAGCTGGATCGCTTCTCTGTGCCCAGTACCGAGCTCAACACCTGGCTAGTTCATCGTGACTCTGAGACTGTGGTGTCTGCCAGCAGCCAGTCCAGCCCCAGCATCACCCTGGACAATGGGGCCGGCTTAGAGGACATTAACAACCCTGACGCTACCCCGGCCATGAGGGGAGGAAGTGGAGCACCTGAATCCACGTACAACCTGAACGCAGCAGACAGCAGCCTGGGAGCTGTTGCCCCAGAGGGCAACCAGGAGCAGGGCAGCAGGGATGGCAATGATGACCTCACCAAAGAG GACATTGACTTGATTGACATCCTATGGCGACAGGACATCGACCTTGGTGCAGGACGAGAAGTGTTCAACTACAGCAACCGTCAGAAGgagagcgaggaggaggagaagcccAGCCCACATGAGAACAAAGACGGGAATGAGGAACAAGAGAGCTGGAGAAATGGAGTAAACGTACAAGGAGCTCAGCCGGTCGACGGGGAGACAGGAGAGAGTATTCCAGAGCAG CTCCCAGGTATTGGCTCACAGACTTCACTGTCTTTACAAGAATGCTTGAGGCTGTTGGAGGCCACGTTCCCTTTTGGAGAAGAATCAGAG TTTCCAGCCCCAGTTGTCCCCCCGGAAATAGTTTCCAATGAAGAAGCTCCTTCTACATCTCAGGGCCTTCCTCTGGCACCACAGCTGCCCCCAGCAGAGCCACAGTTGGACCTGGAGCAGCAGTGGCAAGACATCATGGCCATCATGGAGCTACAA GCAATGGAAGTGAACACTTCGCTCAACACCAACTCCAGCAGTGTCAATGGCACAAGTGGGACAACTGAGTCAAGCCCTGTGGGGAGCTTCGAACTTTCTACTCCTTCAACACCAGTTAACCAGGATGTCAGCCTTCACCAGGCCTCCCTCCCCAGCTGCAGCCAAGACTTTAcacagattttcaatccccagTTGGACTCTATTACCATCACCCCAAGAACCACCATGCCCAGACTTTCTTCCAGCAACTCCAgcaacataaactccacgttTGGAGCCACTAACCTGACCGGGATCTTTCTCCCACCACACATTAATAGTTCTAGTAACAACATTACATCCACACCTATCCTGCCCGATCCATTCAGCACTCTGCTGGAAGAGTCCATGCTCGATGAGATCAGCTTGCTGGACCTTGCCATGGAGGAGGGCTTCAGCCAGGCCCAAGCGTCGCAGTTGGAGGATGAGCTTGACTCAGATTCCGGTCTTTCCTTGGACTCCAGCCACAGCCCGGCCTCCCCAAGCAGCTCTGAGACATCCTGCTCTTCTGCAGCATCTTCCTCTTCAACGTCTGCTACCTTCTCAGAGGAGGGAGCTGTGGGCTACAGCACCGACTCTGAAGTTGccactgtggagacagaggaAGGTGCTGTCGGGGGTTATCAGCCGGAATACAGTAAGCTCTGCCGTATGAGCTATCAAGACCCCTCCCAGTTTCACGGGCTCCCTCAGCTCGACAGCATCAGCCACAATCATACGTACAACCTGCCGTTATCATCTGCGTTCTCTGAGCACCCAGAGCTCCCCATTTCAACTGGGAAGAAGACTGTCCGCGACAAACAGCACTCAAAGCTTCAGCCTCATCAGGACTTGCTCGATAAACACGCAAGCCGTGATGAACGCCGAGCCCGGGCCATGAAAATTCCCTTCTCCAACGAAAAGATCATCAACCTGCCTGTGGAAGAATTCAACGAGCTTCTAGCCAAGCACCACCTGAGTGAAGCCCAGCTAGCCCTCATCCGCGACATCCGCAGGCGCGGCAAGAACAAGATGGCTGCCCAGAACTGCCGCAAACGCAAGCTGGACACTATCATAAATCTGGAGCAGGGTGTCCAAGACCTGAGGCGCAACAAGGCCCGTCTGctgaaggagaagatggagtTCATTCGTTCCATCCGGCAGATGAAGCAGAAGATGCAAAGTCTGTACCAAGAGGTGTTCACTCAGTTACGGGATGAGGAGGGCCGGCCCTATCCTCCCAACGAGTACTCGCTCCAGTACAGCGCAGATGGCAGCGTGCTGATCATGCCCCGCGGCGTGACAACTGCTGAGCAGAACCGAAAGCccgagaaaaaacaaaaagacaaaaagaagtgA
- the cbx1b gene encoding chromobox protein homolog 1b isoform X2 → MSMSLTTEPPNDGPTVTEVSNPSESKMTTPEKKDKKPDDVPEEEEEEEEYVVEKVLNRRVVKGRVEYLLKWKGFSEEDNTWEPEDNLDCPDLIAEFLQSQKTAHDGKRKAAGDTDGDENKTKKKKDDTEKLRGFARGLDPERIIGATDSTGELMFLMKWKNSDEADLVPAKEANVKCPQVVISFYEERLTWHSYPTEDEKKDDKN, encoded by the exons ATGAGTATGAGCCTGACTACAGAACCCCCTAACGATGGTCCCACAGTTACAGAAG TTTCCAACCCGTCAGAGAGTAAAATGACTACACCTGAGAAGAAGGACAAGAAGCCAGATGATGTgcctgaggaagaggaggaggaggaagaataCGTGGTGGAAAAGGTCCTGAATCGGCGGGTGGTGAAAGGGAGAGTAGAATATCTTCTCAAGTGGAAAGGCTTCTCAGA GGAAGATAATACGTGGGAGCCAGAAGACAACCTGGACTGTCCAGATTTAATTGCAGAATTTCTGCAGTCCCAGAAAACGGCGCACGATGGAAAGCGGAAGGCGGCCGGAGACACAGATGGAGacgaaaataaaacaaagaagaaaaaagacgAC ACAGAGAAGCTAAGGGGCTTTGCTCGAGGGCTGGATCCAGAAAGGATTATTGGTGCCACAGATTCCACAGGAGAACTCATGTTTCTCATGAAATG GAAAAATTCTGACGAAGCGGACCTGGTGCCGGCGAAGGAGGCCAATGTGAAGTGTCCGCAGGTGGTCATCTCTTTCTACGAAGAGAGACTTACTTGGCACTCGTATCCCACCGAAGACGAGAAAAAAGACGACAAAAACTAA
- the nfe2l1b gene encoding endoplasmic reticulum membrane sensor NFE2L1b isoform X2 yields the protein MLYLKKYFTEGLIQFTILLSLIGVRVDLDTYLNNQLPPLREIILGPSSAYTQTQFHNLRNTLDGYGIHPKSVDLDHFFTTRRLLNQVRQLDRFSVPSTELNTWLVHRDSETVVSASSQSSPSITLDNGAGLEDINNPDATPAMRGGSGAPESTYNLNAADSSLGAVAPEGNQEQGSRDGNDDLTKEDIDLGAGREVFNYSNRQKESEEEEKPSPHENKDGNEEQESWRNGVNVQGAQPVDGETGESIPEQLPGIGSQTSLSLQECLRLLEATFPFGEESEFPAPVVPPEIVSNEEAPSTSQGLPLAPQLPPAEPQLDLEQQWQDIMAIMELQAMEVNTSLNTNSSSVNGTSGTTESSPVGSFELSTPSTPVNQDVSLHQASLPSCSQDFTQIFNPQLDSITITPRTTMPRLSSSNSSNINSTFGATNLTGIFLPPHINSSSNNITSTPILPDPFSTLLEESMLDEISLLDLAMEEGFSQAQASQLEDELDSDSGLSLDSSHSPASPSSSETSCSSAASSSSTSATFSEEGAVGYSTDSEVATVETEEGAVGGYQPEYSKLCRMSYQDPSQFHGLPQLDSISHNHTYNLPLSSAFSEHPELPISTGKKTVRDKQHSKLQPHQDLLDKHASRDERRARAMKIPFSNEKIINLPVEEFNELLAKHHLSEAQLALIRDIRRRGKNKMAAQNCRKRKLDTIINLEQGVQDLRRNKARLLKEKMEFIRSIRQMKQKMQSLYQEVFTQLRDEEGRPYPPNEYSLQYSADGSVLIMPRGVTTAEQNRKPEKKQKDKKK from the exons ATGCTTTACCTGAAAAAGTACTTCACAGAGGGCCTGATTCAGTTCACCATCCTTCTGAGTCTCATTGGGGTGCGGGTGGACCTTGACACCTATCTAAACAATCAGCTGCCCCCTCTGAGAGAGATCATCCTGGGCCCTAGCTCAGCCTACACCCAGACACAGTTTCACAACCTGCGCAACACGCTGGACGGCTATGGCATCCATCCAAAGAGTGTGGACCTCGACCATTTCTTCACCACTCGACGGCTGCTGAACCAGGTGCGCCAGCTGGATCGCTTCTCTGTGCCCAGTACCGAGCTCAACACCTGGCTAGTTCATCGTGACTCTGAGACTGTGGTGTCTGCCAGCAGCCAGTCCAGCCCCAGCATCACCCTGGACAATGGGGCCGGCTTAGAGGACATTAACAACCCTGACGCTACCCCGGCCATGAGGGGAGGAAGTGGAGCACCTGAATCCACGTACAACCTGAACGCAGCAGACAGCAGCCTGGGAGCTGTTGCCCCAGAGGGCAACCAGGAGCAGGGCAGCAGGGATGGCAATGATGACCTCACCAAAGAG GACATCGACCTTGGTGCAGGACGAGAAGTGTTCAACTACAGCAACCGTCAGAAGgagagcgaggaggaggagaagcccAGCCCACATGAGAACAAAGACGGGAATGAGGAACAAGAGAGCTGGAGAAATGGAGTAAACGTACAAGGAGCTCAGCCGGTCGACGGGGAGACAGGAGAGAGTATTCCAGAGCAG CTCCCAGGTATTGGCTCACAGACTTCACTGTCTTTACAAGAATGCTTGAGGCTGTTGGAGGCCACGTTCCCTTTTGGAGAAGAATCAGAG TTTCCAGCCCCAGTTGTCCCCCCGGAAATAGTTTCCAATGAAGAAGCTCCTTCTACATCTCAGGGCCTTCCTCTGGCACCACAGCTGCCCCCAGCAGAGCCACAGTTGGACCTGGAGCAGCAGTGGCAAGACATCATGGCCATCATGGAGCTACAA GCAATGGAAGTGAACACTTCGCTCAACACCAACTCCAGCAGTGTCAATGGCACAAGTGGGACAACTGAGTCAAGCCCTGTGGGGAGCTTCGAACTTTCTACTCCTTCAACACCAGTTAACCAGGATGTCAGCCTTCACCAGGCCTCCCTCCCCAGCTGCAGCCAAGACTTTAcacagattttcaatccccagTTGGACTCTATTACCATCACCCCAAGAACCACCATGCCCAGACTTTCTTCCAGCAACTCCAgcaacataaactccacgttTGGAGCCACTAACCTGACCGGGATCTTTCTCCCACCACACATTAATAGTTCTAGTAACAACATTACATCCACACCTATCCTGCCCGATCCATTCAGCACTCTGCTGGAAGAGTCCATGCTCGATGAGATCAGCTTGCTGGACCTTGCCATGGAGGAGGGCTTCAGCCAGGCCCAAGCGTCGCAGTTGGAGGATGAGCTTGACTCAGATTCCGGTCTTTCCTTGGACTCCAGCCACAGCCCGGCCTCCCCAAGCAGCTCTGAGACATCCTGCTCTTCTGCAGCATCTTCCTCTTCAACGTCTGCTACCTTCTCAGAGGAGGGAGCTGTGGGCTACAGCACCGACTCTGAAGTTGccactgtggagacagaggaAGGTGCTGTCGGGGGTTATCAGCCGGAATACAGTAAGCTCTGCCGTATGAGCTATCAAGACCCCTCCCAGTTTCACGGGCTCCCTCAGCTCGACAGCATCAGCCACAATCATACGTACAACCTGCCGTTATCATCTGCGTTCTCTGAGCACCCAGAGCTCCCCATTTCAACTGGGAAGAAGACTGTCCGCGACAAACAGCACTCAAAGCTTCAGCCTCATCAGGACTTGCTCGATAAACACGCAAGCCGTGATGAACGCCGAGCCCGGGCCATGAAAATTCCCTTCTCCAACGAAAAGATCATCAACCTGCCTGTGGAAGAATTCAACGAGCTTCTAGCCAAGCACCACCTGAGTGAAGCCCAGCTAGCCCTCATCCGCGACATCCGCAGGCGCGGCAAGAACAAGATGGCTGCCCAGAACTGCCGCAAACGCAAGCTGGACACTATCATAAATCTGGAGCAGGGTGTCCAAGACCTGAGGCGCAACAAGGCCCGTCTGctgaaggagaagatggagtTCATTCGTTCCATCCGGCAGATGAAGCAGAAGATGCAAAGTCTGTACCAAGAGGTGTTCACTCAGTTACGGGATGAGGAGGGCCGGCCCTATCCTCCCAACGAGTACTCGCTCCAGTACAGCGCAGATGGCAGCGTGCTGATCATGCCCCGCGGCGTGACAACTGCTGAGCAGAACCGAAAGCccgagaaaaaacaaaaagacaaaaagaagtgA
- the cbx1b gene encoding chromobox protein homolog 1b isoform X1, with protein sequence MEETPASYRREGRVLALSCGLFFLLLANVSNNNITTFEQNVTSRRRRRQVLQTCCWLQSQEPAGPQVYLMSMSLTTEPPNDGPTVTEVSNPSESKMTTPEKKDKKPDDVPEEEEEEEEYVVEKVLNRRVVKGRVEYLLKWKGFSEEDNTWEPEDNLDCPDLIAEFLQSQKTAHDGKRKAAGDTDGDENKTKKKKDDTEKLRGFARGLDPERIIGATDSTGELMFLMKWKNSDEADLVPAKEANVKCPQVVISFYEERLTWHSYPTEDEKKDDKN encoded by the exons ATGGAGGAGACACCAGCTAGCTACAGACGAGAGGGTCGCGTCTTGGCTTTGTCGTGTGGGCTTTTCTTCCTTTTgcttgctaacgttagcaacaaTAACATCACTACATTTGAACA AAACGTTACaagccgccgccgccgccgccagGTGTTGCAGACCTGCTGCTGGTTACAGTCACAG GAACCTGCTGGTCCCCAGGTCTACCTGATGAGTATGAGCCTGACTACAGAACCCCCTAACGATGGTCCCACAGTTACAGAAG TTTCCAACCCGTCAGAGAGTAAAATGACTACACCTGAGAAGAAGGACAAGAAGCCAGATGATGTgcctgaggaagaggaggaggaggaagaataCGTGGTGGAAAAGGTCCTGAATCGGCGGGTGGTGAAAGGGAGAGTAGAATATCTTCTCAAGTGGAAAGGCTTCTCAGA GGAAGATAATACGTGGGAGCCAGAAGACAACCTGGACTGTCCAGATTTAATTGCAGAATTTCTGCAGTCCCAGAAAACGGCGCACGATGGAAAGCGGAAGGCGGCCGGAGACACAGATGGAGacgaaaataaaacaaagaagaaaaaagacgAC ACAGAGAAGCTAAGGGGCTTTGCTCGAGGGCTGGATCCAGAAAGGATTATTGGTGCCACAGATTCCACAGGAGAACTCATGTTTCTCATGAAATG GAAAAATTCTGACGAAGCGGACCTGGTGCCGGCGAAGGAGGCCAATGTGAAGTGTCCGCAGGTGGTCATCTCTTTCTACGAAGAGAGACTTACTTGGCACTCGTATCCCACCGAAGACGAGAAAAAAGACGACAAAAACTAA